One Magnetococcales bacterium genomic region harbors:
- a CDS encoding response regulator: protein MAKTIMTVDDSSSVRQMVTLTLKGEGYNVVEGVDGKDALNKLKANPVDMVITDLNMPNMDGITLIKELRALPAFKFTPIVMLTTESQANKKSEGKDAGATGWIVKPFKPAQLLQVIKKVLG from the coding sequence ATGGCCAAAACCATCATGACCGTTGACGACTCGTCCAGCGTCCGGCAAATGGTCACATTGACACTGAAAGGCGAAGGCTACAACGTCGTCGAAGGTGTGGACGGAAAGGATGCCCTGAATAAATTGAAGGCCAATCCGGTCGATATGGTCATCACCGATCTGAACATGCCCAATATGGACGGCATCACGCTGATCAAAGAACTGCGCGCCCTGCCGGCGTTCAAGTTCACCCCCATCGTCATGCTGACCACCGAGTCCCAGGCAAACAAAAAATCGGAAGGCAAAGACGCCGGTGCCACCGGCTGGATCGTCAAACCCTTCAAACCGGCACAGTTGCTGCAGGTCATCAAAAAAGTTTTAGGCTAA
- a CDS encoding STAS domain-containing protein translates to MYTLTVEDSGTGTLTLSGDLTIQHAQELKEALHDAIVQTMHLNLNFKDVDRVDLAGIQLLCSAHRSILERKKTLALVSPVPDTFKEAIRTSGFDRCIEQDDPSGLWRGGN, encoded by the coding sequence ATGTATACACTGACCGTCGAAGATTCCGGAACCGGGACCTTGACCCTGTCCGGTGACTTGACGATCCAGCATGCACAGGAATTGAAGGAAGCTCTGCATGACGCCATCGTTCAGACCATGCACCTGAATCTCAATTTCAAGGACGTGGATCGCGTCGATCTGGCAGGAATCCAGCTTTTATGCTCGGCACACCGGTCAATCCTTGAAAGAAAAAAAACCCTGGCCCTCGTCAGCCCGGTGCCGGATACATTCAAGGAAGCTATCAGAACGTCTGGATTTGATCGTTGTATTGAACAGGATGACCCCAGTGGACTCTGGAGGGGAGGGAATTAA
- a CDS encoding thiamine phosphate synthase, with translation MNPFCPPPLPRLLLITEPVGSDGKDELLKRLEHALRGGACHILVRLPGWSSRELHAMAVTMRTLVTPPSHLLIHDRVDIALAVNADGVHLPATGLPTRVARRILGNTPLLGRSCHTVTEACQALADGANHVTLSPLFATCSHPGAIPLGLPHFTQMVQAIPGPVIALGGITPDNIAQAMTTGAAGVATIRGVLQTQDPAHATRLMLNILTAPATR, from the coding sequence ATGAACCCTTTTTGTCCTCCCCCCCTGCCCCGTCTGCTCCTGATCACGGAACCTGTTGGCAGCGATGGAAAAGACGAACTGCTCAAACGCCTGGAGCATGCCCTGCGGGGGGGAGCCTGTCACATTCTGGTCCGTTTGCCGGGCTGGAGCAGCCGGGAGTTGCATGCCATGGCCGTCACCATGCGAACTCTTGTCACTCCCCCCAGTCATTTATTGATCCATGACCGGGTCGATATTGCCCTGGCTGTGAACGCCGATGGTGTGCATCTGCCGGCCACAGGTCTGCCAACCCGGGTGGCCCGTCGCATCCTGGGCAACACGCCTCTTTTGGGACGCTCCTGCCACACCGTGACCGAGGCCTGTCAGGCGCTGGCCGATGGGGCCAACCATGTCACCCTCTCACCCCTCTTTGCCACCTGCTCTCATCCCGGAGCCATTCCTCTGGGTCTGCCGCATTTCACCCAAATGGTCCAGGCCATCCCCGGCCCGGTCATTGCCCTGGGCGGCATCACCCCGGACAACATCGCCCAGGCCATGACCACCGGTGCCGCAGGCGTGGCAACCATACGCGGTGTTCTTCAGACACAGGATCCAGCCCATGCTACCCGGCTCATGTTGAATATTCTCACCGCACCGGCAACACGATGA
- a CDS encoding 7-carboxy-7-deazaguanine synthase QueE produces MIRHAICDLFASVQGEAGWSGRAMFFIRFSGCPLHCTWCDEPLHRDPQAIRLLTTADIQAARQELAPGIPHVLLTGGEPLSAPGLHELIASLKESGLWIAMETSGVGGPPPDGVDWLTLSPKTPLSAEWFTRANEIKYVVGANPDPAWIREILQQASRHPQVWVQPRSRDGIPDPEAVALCYRLVLEAGAHLRLSLQTHKWIGVP; encoded by the coding sequence ATGATCCGCCATGCCATCTGTGATTTGTTTGCCTCGGTGCAGGGCGAGGCTGGTTGGAGCGGGCGGGCGATGTTTTTCATTCGCTTTTCAGGCTGTCCACTGCACTGCACCTGGTGTGACGAACCCCTGCACCGGGATCCCCAGGCCATCCGCTTGCTGACCACAGCGGACATTCAGGCCGCTCGACAAGAGTTGGCCCCTGGAATACCCCACGTCCTGCTGACGGGAGGGGAACCTTTGTCGGCCCCTGGGTTGCATGAACTGATCGCCTCCCTCAAGGAGTCCGGTCTCTGGATCGCCATGGAGACCAGCGGCGTGGGCGGTCCCCCTCCGGACGGCGTGGACTGGCTCACCCTCTCCCCGAAAACCCCTCTGTCCGCCGAGTGGTTTACCCGCGCCAATGAAATCAAGTACGTGGTGGGAGCCAATCCGGATCCGGCCTGGATTCGGGAAATTCTTCAGCAAGCCAGCCGACACCCCCAGGTCTGGGTGCAACCCCGTTCCAGGGATGGCATTCCGGACCCTGAGGCCGTGGCACTCTGTTATCGCCTGGTCCTGGAAGCCGGGGCACACCTGCGACTCTCTCTTCAGACCCATAAATGGATCGGAGTGCCATGA
- a CDS encoding 6-carboxytetrahydropterin synthase codes for MRIARRFHFDAAHALGHHDGKCHRLHGHSYGLEVVLSGTPRLPEKGNAQSGFVTDFGVLRRIVQQELIDPYLDHRNLNDSIPDLPYTSSEYLAAWIMGWCLRFLEGRPELGEARMLAVRVWESTESWAEATREDAIWT; via the coding sequence ATGAGGATTGCGCGTCGCTTCCATTTCGATGCCGCCCATGCTCTTGGGCACCACGACGGCAAGTGTCACCGTCTCCATGGCCATTCGTATGGCCTGGAAGTGGTCCTGTCGGGCACACCACGTCTCCCCGAAAAGGGCAATGCCCAGTCGGGCTTTGTGACCGATTTCGGCGTGTTGCGCCGGATCGTGCAGCAGGAGCTGATCGATCCGTACCTCGATCACCGCAATCTGAACGACAGCATTCCGGATCTTCCTTACACATCGTCCGAATATCTGGCGGCCTGGATCATGGGATGGTGTCTGCGTTTCCTGGAAGGGCGTCCGGAACTGGGCGAGGCCCGCATGCTGGCGGTACGGGTCTGGGAATCAACCGAATCCTGGGCCGAGGCCACCCGTGAGGATGCCATCTGGACTTGA